From the genome of Pelmatolapia mariae isolate MD_Pm_ZW linkage group LG12, Pm_UMD_F_2, whole genome shotgun sequence, one region includes:
- the araf gene encoding serine/threonine-protein kinase A-Raf isoform X3: protein MSSTSSSYSSSGETSPEDPPRGGGTIRVYLPNKQRTVVNVRQGQTVHEILDKALKVRGLSQECCAVFRLLGGRKRLTDWDTDITPLVGEELLVEVLDDIPLTMHNFVRKTFFKLAYCDFCHKFLFNGFRCQTCGYKFHQHCSSKVPTVCVDMDTIRERSDPSPCPDGYPQIILPENSPTQSNPALTPEPSGMGHLSPSPSSTFHFPVSGGDGQSLQRHRSTSTPNVHMVSTLDPASAMIIEEALKFNNTIGPEPSPKPSTSPPSSFGSPGKKPPKSPSEPRERKPSSSDDKKKVHRGGNRDSSYYWEVHSREVNIQKRIGSGSFGTVFKGKWHGDVAIKILKVKEPTPEQLQAFKNEMQVLRKTRHVNILLFMGFMTKPNFAIITQWCEGSSLYRHLHVLESKFDTVRRIDVARQTAQGMDYLHAKNIIHRDLKSNNIFLHEGWTVKIGDFGLATVKARWTGSQQVEQPSGSILWMCGVSPWRLFPSRDNLHLNGSNSVHNI from the exons AtgtcctccacctcctcctcctactCCTCCTCAGGGGAGACCAGTCCAGAGGATCCACCCCGAGGTGGAGGAACCATCCGAGTCTACCTCCCCAACAAACAGAGGACAGTG GTGAATGTCCGCCAAGGACAGACTGTGCATGAAATTCTAGATAAAGCGCTCAAAGTGAGAGGCCTGAGCCAAGAGTGCTGTGCTGTATTTCGCCTTCTAGGAGG TCGAAAGAGACTgacagactgggacacagacaTAACTCCTCTAGTTGGAGAGGAGCTTTTAGTTGAGGTCCTGGATGATATTCCCCTGACCATGCACAACTTT GTACGCAAAACTTTCTTCAAGCTGGCTTACTGTGATTTTTGCCACAAGTTCCTTTTCAATGGCTTCAGATGTCAGACATGTGGCTACAAGTTTCACCAACACTGCAGTAGCAAGGTCCCCACCGTGTGTGTGGACATGGATACTATAAGAGAGCG TTCTGATCCCAGTCCTTGCCCAGATGGATACCCACAGATAATATTGCCAGAAAATTCCCCCACGCAGAGCAACCCAGCCTTAACCCCAGAGCCTTCTGG AATGGGCCACCTGTCCCCATCCCCGTCCTCAACCTTTCACTTCCCCGTGTCAGGCGGAGATGGTCAGTCTCTACAGAGGCATCGCTCCACATCTACTCCCAATGTTCATATGGTCAGCACATTGGACCCTGCTTCTGCCATGATTATAGAG GAAGCACTAAAGTTCAACAACACAATAG GTCCTGAACCCTCACCTAAGCCCTCCACCAGCCCGCCCTCTTCTTTTGGCTCTCCAGGGAAGAAGCCACCAAAGTCCCCTTCAGAACCCAGGGAGCGCAAGCCCTCGTCCTCTGATGACAAAAAGAAAGTG cacCGAGGAGGCAACAGAGATTCAAGTTACTACTGGGAGGTCCACTCTCGAGAAGTCAACATCCAGAAGAGAATAGGTTCTGGCTCCTTTGGAACTGTCTTCAAGGGAAAGTGGCATGGAGATGTGGCAATCAAGATCCTCAAAGTCAAAGAGCCAACGCCTGAGCAGTTACAAgcctttaaaaatgaaatgcaggTGTTGCG GAAGACCCGCCACGTCAACATCCTGCTGTTCATGGGCTTCATGACTAAGCCCAACTTTGCCATCATCACACAATGGTGTGAAGGCAGCAGCCTGTACCGCCATCTGCATGTCTTAGAGAGCAAGTTTGACACTGTGCGTCGCATTGATGTGGCCAGACAGACGGCACAGGGCATGGA ttatcTTCATGCAAAGAACATAATTCATCGAGATCTAAAATCAAACA ATATTTTTCTCCATGAGGGCTGGACTGTTAAAATCGGTGACTTTGGCTTGGCTACAGTGAAGGCTCGATGGACTGGCTCTCAGCAGGTAGAACAACCCAGCGGATCCATTCTCTGGATG tgcggagtttctccatggagactttttccttccagagataaccttcaccttaatgggagcaatagtgtccataacatttaa